In the genome of Triticum urartu cultivar G1812 chromosome 5, Tu2.1, whole genome shotgun sequence, one region contains:
- the LOC125511203 gene encoding uncharacterized protein LOC125511203 isoform X2, translating to MATPEAEAAAAAADAVALAVARDEAAEEDDDEAAAAAAGEGGLEVVVPIGAQKHDPAWKHCLMVRLAGRDRLKCVYCGKHFLGGGIHRFKEHLARRPGNACCCPDVPADVEALMHRSLDEVAAKKLRKRALAAAMAAVASADPAALPAASSPSPSPSASNGDLASPIHVLPLNQAPRAAEEAPPMGTGSGWTGGGATKRRKKALAVRRAPASVPQAQQHPLQPATPAPQTQPPHQTIMALDATATALPLSRHVDPAAGSDRDQVCMAVGRFLYDAGVPLEAVNSVHFQPMVDAISSMGGKPEVFSYHDFRGCVLKKSLDEVSAQLEYYKGSWTRTGCSVLSDEWTTDKGRTLMTFSVYCPEGTMFLKSVDATDIVTSSDALFELLKSVVEEVGEKNVVQVITNNSEIHAAAGKRLGETFPTLFWSPCTFRCIDGMLQDFSKETAVSEIISNAKTITGFLYSSALALSLMKKHLQGKDLLVPAETRAAMNFVTLKNMYSVKEDLQAMISSDEWVHCLLPKIPGGIEVSNIVSNSQFWSSCALVVRATEPLVHLLKLVGSNKRPAMGYVYAGLYKAKAAIKKELVKKSDYMPYWNIIDQRWDRHMQRPLHSAGFFLNPLFFDGIGDNISNEVFSGMLDCVERLVSDVKIQDKIQKELNMYRSEAAGDFRRQMAIRARRTLPPAEWWYMYGGACPNLTRLAVRILSQTSSAKGCDRTHIPFEQLHDQRMNIFERQRMHHLTFVQCNLRLQYRQQYKAKAFDPISVDYIDIVDDWVVDRSTLFSGPAEQPNWMEISQPFNWTSSAGPGDEFESFIEGVDDEMIQGASRGIQADDDDKDDSNDVEKTLPVGEQVGSNLDKPVN from the exons ATGGCGACCCCGGAGGCGGAGgctgctgcggcggcggcggacgcggtGGCGCTGGCGGTTGCGAGGGacgaggcggcggaggaggacgacgacgaggcggccgcggcggcggcgggggaagGAGGGCTGGAGGTGGTGGTGCCGATCGGGGCGCAGAAGCACGACCCGGCGTGGAAGCACTGCCTCATGGTGCGCCTGGCCGGCCGGGACCGCCTAAAGTGCGTCTACTGCGGCAAGCACTTCCTCGGCGGCGGCATCCACCGCTTCAAGGAGCACCTCGCGCGCCGCCCGGGGAACGCCTGCTGCTGCCCCGACGTCCCCGCCGACGTCGAGGCCCTCATGCACCGCAGCCTCGACGaggtcgccgccaagaagctgcgCAAGcgcgccctcgccgccgccatggccgccgtcgcctccgccgaccccgccgccttgCCCGCGGCCTCCTCgccttccccctccccctccGCCTCCAACGGCGACCTGGCCAGCCCCATCCACGTCCTCCCACTCAACCAGGCCCCCCGCGCCGCCGAGGAGGCCCCTCCCATGGGGACGGGGTCGGGGTGGACCGGCGGCGGCGCCAccaagaggaggaagaaggcgctGGCCGTGAGGCGTGCTCCTGCTTCTGTCCCGCAGGCCCAGCAGCACCCTCTCCAGCCTGCTACTCCTGCTCCCCAGACGCAGCCTCCTCACCAGACGATCATGGCGCTTGATGCGACAGCAACAGCACTGCCGCTGTCGAGGCATGTCGATCCGGCTGCGGGCTCGGACAGGGACCAGGTTTGCATGGCTGTTGGGAGGTTCTTGTATGACGCCGGTGTGCCACTGGAGGCGGTGAATTCCGTGCATTTCCAGCCGATGGTCGACGCTATTTCCTCCATGGGAGGGAAGCCTGAGGTGTTCTCATACCATGACTTCCGCGGCTGCGTCCTGAAGAAGTCGCTGGATGAAGTGTCGGCTCAGTTAGAGTACTACAAGGGGTCATGGACTCGCACGGGGTGCTCAGTGTTGTCCGATGAGTGGACGACTGACAAGGGCAGGACCTTGATGACCTTTTCGGTGTATTGCCCTGAAGGCACCATGTTTCTGAAATCGGTTGACGCAACAGATATCGTCACATCATCAGACGCGCTGTTTGAGCTACTGAAGAGCGTTGTTGAGGAGGTTGGAGAGAAAAATGTCGTCCAAGTGATCACAAACAACTCTGAGATTCATGCAGCCGCAGGTAAAAGGCTAGGTGAAACATTTCCTACACTGTTCTGGTCTCCATGCACTTTCCGGTGCATCGATGGTATGCTTCAAGATTTCAGCAAGGAGACAGCAGTTAGTGAGATCATAAGCAACGCAAAGACCATCACTGGATTTTTGTACAGCAGTGCTCTTGCATTGAGTTTGATGAAGAAGCATCTGCAGGGGAAGGATCTGCTAGTTCCTGCAGAGACCCGTGCTGCCATGAACTTCGTGACGCTGAAAAACATGTACAGTGTGAAGGAGGATTTGCAAGCCATGATCAGTTCAGATGAATGGGTACACTGCCTGCTGCCAAAGATACCCGGAGGGATAGAAGTGAGCAATATTGTTAGCAATTCGCAATTTTGGTCTTCATGTGCCTTGGTTGTTCGTGCCACCGAACCACTTGTGCATCTTCTTAAGCTGGTAGGTAGCAACAAGAGGCCTGCTATGGGGTATGTTTATGCTGGATTATACAAAGCCAAAGCAGCAATCAAGAAAGAGCTAGTGAAGAAGAGCGACTATATGCCTTACTGGAACATTATTGACCAGAGATGGGACAGGCACATGCAACGACCGCTTCATTCAGCTGGTTTCTTCCTAAATCCACTGTTTTTTGATGGAATTGGAGATAACATATCGAATGAGGTTTTCTCAGGAATGCTAGACTGTGTAGAAAGGCTGGTGTCTGATGTCAAAATCCAAGATAAAATTCAGAAGGAGCTTAACATGTATCGGAGCGAGGCAGCTGGGGATTTTCGTAGGCAAATGGCTATCCGAGCCCGGCGTACTTTACCTCCTG CTGAGTGGTGGTATATGTATGGCGGAGCTTGCCCGAATTTAACACGTTTGGCAGTACGTATCCTCAGTCAGACCTCCAGCGCTAAAGGATGTGATCGGACACACATTCCTTTCGAACAACTCCATGACCAAAGAATGAATATTTTTGAACGTCAACGAATGCATCATCTCACCTTTGTTCAATGCAACCTGCGGCTACAATACAG GCAACAATACAAGGCGAAGGCATTTGATCCAATCTCGGTAGACTACATAGACATAGTTGATGACTGGGTGGTGGATAGATCCACACTGTTCTCGGGACCAGCGGAGCAGCCAAACTGGATGGAGATTAGTCAACCATTCAACTGGACCTCATCGGCAGGACCGGGCGATGAATTCGAGTCCTTCATTGAAG GAGTCGATGATGAGATGATCCAAGGCGCTTCCCGAGGAATCCAAGCCGATGATGACGACAAAGATGATTCCAATGATGTAGAGAAAACCCTGCCTGTGGGTGAACAAGTTGGCTCTAACTTGGATAAACCTGTAAACTAA
- the LOC125511205 gene encoding protein KTI12 homolog yields the protein MALVVMCGQPCSGKSEAAACLAAALRSSVPDVTVRVIDESSLHLGRNESYKDMVVEKNLRGVLRSEVDRSVSRDGIIIVDSLNNIKGYRYELWCLARASGIRYCVFFCDTEVDHCRDWNVKRQEKGEPSYDNNIFEDLARRFERPDSRSRWDSPLFELFPSREEIVESSPVIAEAVSYLTKKVDSKTRDVKVLQPTIATQSVRTTEGNSLYEMDKATQEVVSAIVEAQSGGLGLAMNKISLGPDLPTINLQRSVGLPELRSLRRTFIKLAGQYSLSGRPPPTDADSAKRMFVDYLNREIGG from the exons ATGGCGCTCGTGGTGATGTGCGGGCAGCCGTGCAGCGGCAAGTCAGAGGCTGCAGCTTGTCTAGCTGCCGCTCTTCGCTCCTCCGTGCCTGACGTCACTGTCCGCGTCATTGACGAGTCATCGCTCCATCTTGGACGGAATGAAAGCTACAAAG ATATGGTTGTGGAGAAAAACTTAAGAGGAGTTTTGAGATCAGAAGTTGATAGGTCTGTGTCACGGGATGGCATAATCATCGTGGATTCTTTGAACAATATTAAG GGGTACCGATATGAGCTGTGGTGTCTTGCGCGTGCTTCGGGAATAAGATATTGTGTG TTCTTTTGTGATACAGAAGTGGACCATTGTAGGGATTGGAACGTCAAGCGTCAGGAGAAAGGAGAACCCTCATATGATAACAATAT ATTTGAAGATCTGGCAAGGAGATTTGAGAGGCCTGATAGTCGTAGCCGCTGGGATTCCCCTCTTTTTGAATTGTTTCCATCTAGAG AGGAAATTGTGGAATCTTCCCCTGTTATTGCCGAGGCTGTATCATATTTGACTAAGAAAGTGGATTCGAAAACAAGAGATGTGAAAGTTCTCCAGCCTACAATAGCTACTCAGTCT GTACGGACTACTGAGGGCAATTCGCTCTACGAGATGGACAAAGCAACACAG GAGGTGGTCAGTGCAATTGTGGAGGCACAGTCTGGTGGTCTTGGGCTTGCCATGAACAAGATTTCTCTTGGGCCTGACTTGCCAACT ATTAATCTTCAAAGATCGGTTGGCCTGCCCGAGCTACGGAGCCTCCGACGCACGTTCATCAAGCTGGCAGGGCAGTACAGCTTGAGCGGGCGACCCCCACCAACAGATGCCGACAGCGCGAAGAGGATGTTTGTTGACTACTTGAACCGAGAAATTGGTGGGTGA
- the LOC125511203 gene encoding uncharacterized protein LOC125511203 isoform X1, translated as MQGRRQRMATPEAEAAAAAADAVALAVARDEAAEEDDDEAAAAAAGEGGLEVVVPIGAQKHDPAWKHCLMVRLAGRDRLKCVYCGKHFLGGGIHRFKEHLARRPGNACCCPDVPADVEALMHRSLDEVAAKKLRKRALAAAMAAVASADPAALPAASSPSPSPSASNGDLASPIHVLPLNQAPRAAEEAPPMGTGSGWTGGGATKRRKKALAVRRAPASVPQAQQHPLQPATPAPQTQPPHQTIMALDATATALPLSRHVDPAAGSDRDQVCMAVGRFLYDAGVPLEAVNSVHFQPMVDAISSMGGKPEVFSYHDFRGCVLKKSLDEVSAQLEYYKGSWTRTGCSVLSDEWTTDKGRTLMTFSVYCPEGTMFLKSVDATDIVTSSDALFELLKSVVEEVGEKNVVQVITNNSEIHAAAGKRLGETFPTLFWSPCTFRCIDGMLQDFSKETAVSEIISNAKTITGFLYSSALALSLMKKHLQGKDLLVPAETRAAMNFVTLKNMYSVKEDLQAMISSDEWVHCLLPKIPGGIEVSNIVSNSQFWSSCALVVRATEPLVHLLKLVGSNKRPAMGYVYAGLYKAKAAIKKELVKKSDYMPYWNIIDQRWDRHMQRPLHSAGFFLNPLFFDGIGDNISNEVFSGMLDCVERLVSDVKIQDKIQKELNMYRSEAAGDFRRQMAIRARRTLPPAEWWYMYGGACPNLTRLAVRILSQTSSAKGCDRTHIPFEQLHDQRMNIFERQRMHHLTFVQCNLRLQYRQQYKAKAFDPISVDYIDIVDDWVVDRSTLFSGPAEQPNWMEISQPFNWTSSAGPGDEFESFIEGVDDEMIQGASRGIQADDDDKDDSNDVEKTLPVGEQVGSNLDKPVN; from the exons ATGCAGGGACGGAGGCAGCGGATGGCGACCCCGGAGGCGGAGgctgctgcggcggcggcggacgcggtGGCGCTGGCGGTTGCGAGGGacgaggcggcggaggaggacgacgacgaggcggccgcggcggcggcgggggaagGAGGGCTGGAGGTGGTGGTGCCGATCGGGGCGCAGAAGCACGACCCGGCGTGGAAGCACTGCCTCATGGTGCGCCTGGCCGGCCGGGACCGCCTAAAGTGCGTCTACTGCGGCAAGCACTTCCTCGGCGGCGGCATCCACCGCTTCAAGGAGCACCTCGCGCGCCGCCCGGGGAACGCCTGCTGCTGCCCCGACGTCCCCGCCGACGTCGAGGCCCTCATGCACCGCAGCCTCGACGaggtcgccgccaagaagctgcgCAAGcgcgccctcgccgccgccatggccgccgtcgcctccgccgaccccgccgccttgCCCGCGGCCTCCTCgccttccccctccccctccGCCTCCAACGGCGACCTGGCCAGCCCCATCCACGTCCTCCCACTCAACCAGGCCCCCCGCGCCGCCGAGGAGGCCCCTCCCATGGGGACGGGGTCGGGGTGGACCGGCGGCGGCGCCAccaagaggaggaagaaggcgctGGCCGTGAGGCGTGCTCCTGCTTCTGTCCCGCAGGCCCAGCAGCACCCTCTCCAGCCTGCTACTCCTGCTCCCCAGACGCAGCCTCCTCACCAGACGATCATGGCGCTTGATGCGACAGCAACAGCACTGCCGCTGTCGAGGCATGTCGATCCGGCTGCGGGCTCGGACAGGGACCAGGTTTGCATGGCTGTTGGGAGGTTCTTGTATGACGCCGGTGTGCCACTGGAGGCGGTGAATTCCGTGCATTTCCAGCCGATGGTCGACGCTATTTCCTCCATGGGAGGGAAGCCTGAGGTGTTCTCATACCATGACTTCCGCGGCTGCGTCCTGAAGAAGTCGCTGGATGAAGTGTCGGCTCAGTTAGAGTACTACAAGGGGTCATGGACTCGCACGGGGTGCTCAGTGTTGTCCGATGAGTGGACGACTGACAAGGGCAGGACCTTGATGACCTTTTCGGTGTATTGCCCTGAAGGCACCATGTTTCTGAAATCGGTTGACGCAACAGATATCGTCACATCATCAGACGCGCTGTTTGAGCTACTGAAGAGCGTTGTTGAGGAGGTTGGAGAGAAAAATGTCGTCCAAGTGATCACAAACAACTCTGAGATTCATGCAGCCGCAGGTAAAAGGCTAGGTGAAACATTTCCTACACTGTTCTGGTCTCCATGCACTTTCCGGTGCATCGATGGTATGCTTCAAGATTTCAGCAAGGAGACAGCAGTTAGTGAGATCATAAGCAACGCAAAGACCATCACTGGATTTTTGTACAGCAGTGCTCTTGCATTGAGTTTGATGAAGAAGCATCTGCAGGGGAAGGATCTGCTAGTTCCTGCAGAGACCCGTGCTGCCATGAACTTCGTGACGCTGAAAAACATGTACAGTGTGAAGGAGGATTTGCAAGCCATGATCAGTTCAGATGAATGGGTACACTGCCTGCTGCCAAAGATACCCGGAGGGATAGAAGTGAGCAATATTGTTAGCAATTCGCAATTTTGGTCTTCATGTGCCTTGGTTGTTCGTGCCACCGAACCACTTGTGCATCTTCTTAAGCTGGTAGGTAGCAACAAGAGGCCTGCTATGGGGTATGTTTATGCTGGATTATACAAAGCCAAAGCAGCAATCAAGAAAGAGCTAGTGAAGAAGAGCGACTATATGCCTTACTGGAACATTATTGACCAGAGATGGGACAGGCACATGCAACGACCGCTTCATTCAGCTGGTTTCTTCCTAAATCCACTGTTTTTTGATGGAATTGGAGATAACATATCGAATGAGGTTTTCTCAGGAATGCTAGACTGTGTAGAAAGGCTGGTGTCTGATGTCAAAATCCAAGATAAAATTCAGAAGGAGCTTAACATGTATCGGAGCGAGGCAGCTGGGGATTTTCGTAGGCAAATGGCTATCCGAGCCCGGCGTACTTTACCTCCTG CTGAGTGGTGGTATATGTATGGCGGAGCTTGCCCGAATTTAACACGTTTGGCAGTACGTATCCTCAGTCAGACCTCCAGCGCTAAAGGATGTGATCGGACACACATTCCTTTCGAACAACTCCATGACCAAAGAATGAATATTTTTGAACGTCAACGAATGCATCATCTCACCTTTGTTCAATGCAACCTGCGGCTACAATACAG GCAACAATACAAGGCGAAGGCATTTGATCCAATCTCGGTAGACTACATAGACATAGTTGATGACTGGGTGGTGGATAGATCCACACTGTTCTCGGGACCAGCGGAGCAGCCAAACTGGATGGAGATTAGTCAACCATTCAACTGGACCTCATCGGCAGGACCGGGCGATGAATTCGAGTCCTTCATTGAAG GAGTCGATGATGAGATGATCCAAGGCGCTTCCCGAGGAATCCAAGCCGATGATGACGACAAAGATGATTCCAATGATGTAGAGAAAACCCTGCCTGTGGGTGAACAAGTTGGCTCTAACTTGGATAAACCTGTAAACTAA
- the LOC125511206 gene encoding chaperone protein DnaJ-like has protein sequence MALSVHAAAVAVAAPRLLPPTPLHRSAPGTAPPPLPLLRAFASLRSGPSSSRWTRRASVRVRAGAGGGGGRRRESPYEVLGVAPSAAPAEIKRAYRRLALKYHPDVNKEANAQEKFLRIKHAYNTLMNSESRSKYASSSSSPDSWWSPGSSKPADAEEDFYGFGDFLKDLQTEFQNWEAGLNSEQKPKSLWEELSAIGEEFVEFLENELNIDGSGTEEDDGNDPYTQFGGKGGNAQGDKKGTSSSDDGVSDIESVLEQLKKELGLS, from the exons ATGGCGCTGTCGGTgcacgccgccgccgtcgccgtcgccgccccgcgtcTCCTCCCCCCTACCCCGCTCCACCGCTCTGCTCCCGGTACGGCGcctcctcccctccccctcctccgcgccTTCGCCTCCCTCCGCTCCGGCCCCAGCTCCTCCCGGTGGACGCGGCGGGCGAGCGTGCGGGTGCGCGCGGGTgccggcggcggaggcgggcggAGGAGGGAGTCCCCGTACGAGGTGCTCGGCGTGGCGCCGTCCGCCGCGCCCGCGGAGATCAAGCGCGCGTACCGGCGGCTCGCGCTCAAGTATCACCCGGACGTCAACAAGGag GCGAATGCTCAGGAGAAGTTTCTGAGGATCAAGCACGCCTACAACACGCTGATGAACTCGGAGAGCCGATCCAAGTAcgcgagcagcagcagcagccctgATTCTTGGTGGTCTCCCGGGAGCAGCAAGCCAGCTGACGCAGAAGAGGATTTCTATGGGTTTG GGGATTTCCTTAAAGACCTGCAAACAGAATTTCAGAACTGGGAGGCTGGCCTGAACTCAGAGCAGAAACCTAAAAGCTTGTGGGAAGAACTGTCA GCTATTGGCGAGGAGTTTGTGGAGTTCCTGGAGAACGAATTGAACATCGACGGCTCGGGCACCGAGGAAGACGATGGGAACGATCCGTACACGCAGTTTGGAGGGAAAGGCGGAAATGCTCAGGGTGACAAGAAGGGAACAAGCAGCTCCGACGATGGCGTGTCGGACATAGAGTCCGTCCTTGAGCAGCTGAAGAAGGAGCTCGGGCTCAGCTGA